The Methylomonas montana genome has a window encoding:
- a CDS encoding bacteriohemerythrin translates to MSILTWNDQLLVGIDSVDSQHQNLVTLINRLDEVIALGEDHKTVLETVNDLVDYTVYHFQHEEKLMQQAGFNPEMFSKHCQQHQEFVEKMQRVQADAQLDASAISKDLLDFLVDWLCHHTLKTDKLMAISLNKGIDAAQIQLDRHEHVDILHSNLYSALRESEDRFKELADNLQALIWVTNTKSVPIFCNHFWFKTFGLDHSAINKQQWINTIHPDDREKVTSTYEQAAAEQMKIRMQYRLQSADKGLIWILETAVPRIRQNGTFAGLMGCGMDITTQKQAEAALAKINLQLEEQVNQRTHALTTANRSLELEKNRQTLLNQQLQETQSYLVQSEKMASIGQLAAGVAHEINNPLGYIYSNLNSLQQYIRELIQVAELAERLIEQLPADNPDIQAYQQLKQSINLDYVKTDAPELVKESLEGAIRAKKIVQDLRDFSRIDKQERAMFDLEAGLDATLNIVNNELKFKAEVIKEYAGLKPFECVGTQLNQVFMNLLVNAAQAIQDFGKITIRTGYQDADWLWVEIEDTGQGMDAETQARIFDPFFTTKPIGKGTGLGLSLSYKTIKDHRGNIAVNSEPGRGTLFRINLPVHPAA, encoded by the coding sequence ATGAGCATCTTAACCTGGAACGACCAATTGCTGGTCGGCATCGATAGTGTCGATAGCCAACACCAGAATCTGGTGACATTAATCAACCGGCTGGATGAAGTCATCGCCTTGGGCGAAGACCACAAAACCGTGCTGGAAACTGTCAACGACCTAGTCGACTACACGGTTTATCACTTCCAACATGAAGAAAAACTGATGCAACAAGCTGGTTTCAATCCGGAAATGTTTAGCAAACACTGCCAGCAGCATCAGGAGTTTGTCGAAAAAATGCAGCGTGTGCAAGCCGATGCACAGTTGGATGCGTCCGCCATTTCCAAGGATTTGCTGGATTTTCTGGTGGACTGGCTGTGCCACCATACCCTCAAAACCGATAAATTAATGGCCATCAGCCTCAACAAAGGTATCGATGCCGCCCAAATTCAACTCGACCGGCACGAGCATGTCGATATTTTGCACAGCAACCTCTATTCGGCGCTCCGCGAAAGCGAAGACCGTTTCAAGGAATTGGCCGACAACCTGCAGGCATTGATCTGGGTGACTAACACCAAAAGTGTGCCGATTTTCTGTAACCACTTCTGGTTTAAAACTTTTGGCCTCGACCACAGCGCCATCAATAAGCAACAATGGATTAACACCATCCACCCCGACGACCGGGAAAAAGTGACTTCCACCTACGAACAAGCCGCCGCAGAGCAAATGAAAATCAGGATGCAGTATCGGCTGCAATCGGCGGATAAAGGCCTGATCTGGATTCTGGAAACAGCCGTACCCCGCATCCGTCAAAATGGCACCTTTGCCGGCCTGATGGGCTGCGGCATGGACATCACCACCCAAAAACAAGCGGAAGCAGCGCTAGCCAAAATCAATCTACAATTGGAAGAACAGGTTAATCAACGCACCCACGCATTGACCACCGCCAACAGATCCCTAGAATTGGAAAAAAATCGGCAAACCTTACTGAATCAACAACTCCAGGAAACTCAGTCCTATCTGGTGCAATCGGAAAAAATGGCCTCAATCGGCCAACTGGCAGCCGGCGTGGCTCACGAGATCAATAATCCGTTAGGCTACATTTATTCCAACTTGAACAGTCTGCAACAATATATTCGAGAACTGATCCAGGTTGCGGAATTGGCTGAACGACTAATCGAGCAACTGCCAGCCGATAATCCCGATATCCAAGCCTATCAACAACTGAAGCAGAGCATCAATCTGGACTACGTGAAAACCGATGCCCCCGAACTGGTTAAGGAATCGCTGGAGGGCGCCATCCGCGCCAAGAAAATCGTGCAAGATTTACGCGATTTTTCGCGTATCGATAAGCAGGAACGCGCCATGTTCGACCTGGAGGCGGGACTGGACGCCACTCTGAACATCGTCAATAACGAACTGAAATTCAAAGCCGAGGTGATCAAGGAATACGCCGGCCTGAAACCGTTCGAGTGTGTCGGCACACAATTGAATCAGGTGTTCATGAACCTGCTGGTCAACGCCGCACAAGCTATCCAAGACTTCGGAAAAATCACCATTCGCACCGGCTACCAGGATGCCGACTGGCTGTGGGTGGAGATAGAAGACACCGGCCAAGGCATGGACGCGGAAACCCAAGCCAGGATATTCGACCCGTTTTTCACGACCAAACCTATCGGCAAAGGCACCGGTTTGGGCTTATCCTTGTCATATAAGACCATCAAGGATCATCGCGGCAACATCGCCGTGAATTCGGAGCCGGGTCGAGGCACCCTCTTTCGGATCAATTTACCCGTCCATCCCGCCGCTTAG
- a CDS encoding ATP-binding protein, whose product MIDWNHTYAAIWRQRREYLRPVRQIDPIRLDQLLGIEPQKQQLIDNTQRFLAGLPANNALLWGARGTGKSSLVKALLNEYMHEGLRIIEVDKQDLLYLPEIVDDIREHSQRFVIYCDDLSFESGDSLYKPLKSVLEGSIELPPDNVVFYATSNRRHLLPEHMRDNLDTQLVDGEVHYSDTIEEKISLSDRFGLRLAFYPQHTQTYLDIVDSYFADYTGNREVLHKAALDFAHQNAAKNGRSAKQFFNAFSASEQTD is encoded by the coding sequence ATGATAGATTGGAACCATACTTATGCGGCAATTTGGCGGCAACGCCGGGAATATCTGCGCCCGGTTCGGCAAATCGATCCGATCCGCCTCGATCAATTGTTGGGCATAGAACCGCAGAAGCAACAACTGATCGACAATACCCAACGCTTCCTGGCCGGTTTGCCAGCCAATAACGCTTTGTTATGGGGCGCACGCGGCACCGGCAAATCCTCGCTGGTCAAAGCCTTATTAAACGAATACATGCACGAAGGTTTGCGGATTATCGAAGTGGATAAACAAGACCTGCTGTATCTGCCGGAAATCGTCGACGACATCCGCGAGCACAGTCAGCGCTTTGTGATTTATTGCGACGACCTGTCCTTCGAAAGCGGCGACAGCCTCTATAAGCCGCTGAAGAGCGTGCTGGAAGGCTCCATCGAGCTGCCGCCGGACAATGTGGTGTTTTACGCCACCTCCAATCGCCGTCATTTGTTGCCGGAACATATGCGCGACAATCTCGACACCCAGTTAGTGGACGGCGAAGTGCATTATTCCGACACCATCGAAGAGAAGATCTCCCTGTCGGATCGCTTCGGTCTACGCTTGGCTTTTTATCCGCAACATACCCAAACTTATCTGGATATCGTCGATAGCTATTTTGCCGATTACACCGGCAATCGCGAGGTCTTGCACAAGGCGGCACTGGATTTCGCTCATCAAAATGCCGCCAAGAACGGCCGCAGCGCCAAACAGTTTTTCAATGCCTTTAGCGCCAGCGAGCAAACCGATTAA
- a CDS encoding antibiotic biosynthesis monooxygenase family protein, with protein sequence MLEVAILDVIPGKEAEFEAAFRTASAIISSMPGYISHQLQHCVEKESRYILLVNWQTLEAHTIGFRSSTQYLEWKQLLHHFYNPFPAVEHYELVFEQKT encoded by the coding sequence GTGCTAGAAGTTGCCATTCTTGATGTTATTCCAGGAAAAGAAGCTGAGTTTGAGGCTGCATTTCGCACCGCGTCGGCCATTATTTCCAGTATGCCGGGCTATATCTCACATCAGCTTCAACATTGTGTGGAAAAGGAAAGTCGTTATATTCTGCTTGTTAATTGGCAAACGCTTGAAGCACACACCATCGGTTTTCGTTCCTCGACCCAGTATCTGGAATGGAAACAATTGCTTCACCATTTCTATAATCCATTTCCCGCAGTGGAGCACTATGAGTTGGTTTTTGAACAAAAAACCTAA
- the fae gene encoding formaldehyde-activating enzyme encodes MSDSYWFRTGEATVFSSEGQGTDAMPEILIGDVKGPAGHAFANLMGQTEGHTRMFAIRATNQQVRPATIMVPKVTIKSSAYVNLLGGPVQSAIADAVIDSVADGVIPRLQANELCIIAMIWIDPSCATNPSLDRKDLYRTNYEAMKLAISRAMSNSPSIDELIANRHKIFHEMYDPETGESQW; translated from the coding sequence ATGTCAGATTCTTATTGGTTTAGAACCGGCGAAGCCACCGTATTTTCCAGCGAAGGCCAAGGCACCGACGCGATGCCGGAAATTCTGATCGGCGACGTCAAAGGCCCGGCCGGTCACGCTTTCGCCAATTTGATGGGCCAAACCGAAGGCCATACCCGGATGTTCGCGATCCGCGCCACCAACCAGCAAGTGCGTCCGGCCACCATCATGGTGCCCAAAGTCACCATCAAATCCTCGGCTTACGTCAATTTGCTAGGCGGCCCTGTGCAATCGGCAATCGCCGATGCGGTGATCGACAGCGTCGCCGACGGTGTGATTCCTCGTCTGCAAGCCAACGAATTGTGCATCATCGCGATGATCTGGATTGATCCGTCCTGCGCCACCAACCCCAGTCTGGACCGCAAAGACTTGTACCGCACCAACTATGAAGCGATGAAACTGGCCATTTCCCGAGCCATGAGCAACTCGCCCAGCATCGACGAACTGATCGCCAACCGTCACAAAATCTTCCACGAGATGTACGACCCCGAGACCGGCGAGTCGCAGTGGTAA
- a CDS encoding ankyrin repeat domain-containing protein, with protein sequence MSITLNIDTWLSGNGFQIQQPLAANPHGKQPLILAAQQGRTDVLGFLLQHGADLEVLDAYGNNALWAACFAEAGECIDLLLQAGIDIDYQNPSGASALTYAASSGKHGVVAQLLEGGANPLLTTQDDFNALDLAANRQCLQLLRTAMKALQA encoded by the coding sequence ATGAGTATTACCCTGAATATCGATACCTGGCTGTCGGGAAATGGCTTTCAAATTCAACAGCCCCTGGCTGCCAACCCGCATGGCAAGCAGCCCTTAATTCTGGCGGCGCAACAAGGCCGTACCGATGTGTTGGGCTTTCTATTACAGCACGGCGCCGATCTGGAAGTGCTAGATGCCTATGGCAACAACGCCCTATGGGCGGCCTGTTTTGCCGAGGCCGGAGAATGTATCGATTTGCTGCTACAAGCCGGCATAGATATCGACTATCAAAACCCCAGCGGCGCTAGCGCGCTGACCTATGCGGCCTCCAGCGGCAAACACGGGGTGGTGGCGCAATTGCTGGAAGGCGGTGCCAACCCGCTATTAACCACCCAGGACGACTTTAACGCGCTGGATTTAGCCGCCAATCGCCAATGTTTGCAACTGTTACGCACTGCAATGAAAGCCTTGCAGGCGTAG
- a CDS encoding 4Fe4S-binding leucine-rich repeat protein: MMASSISAEDGLDLTPLADCSGCAYRNTLLATGTCKPGDCCVVAESGRQIDRFFKAHPGLAFEYAQDPFWERRAIAARYLPTNHLQPLLTDPDEAVRRVLAYRVPLEWLLELRSDSDREVRVTVADRLPEHQLELMADDPDYLVRSYVAKRLPKGRLFRLVADPDNEVRRTVAERIPSVSLGLMAEDHEVSIRRIVAQRMEIDDLALMSQDNDWTVRYEVALRADPDLLQQMLDDTDEEVRLTALQRWESLQSENTAHEH; the protein is encoded by the coding sequence ATGATGGCCTCGTCCATATCGGCAGAGGACGGCCTCGATCTGACACCGCTGGCCGACTGCTCGGGCTGCGCTTACCGTAACACCTTATTGGCGACCGGCACTTGTAAACCCGGCGATTGTTGCGTGGTCGCGGAAAGCGGCCGGCAAATCGACCGCTTCTTCAAAGCCCACCCCGGCTTGGCCTTCGAATACGCCCAAGACCCGTTCTGGGAGCGGCGAGCGATAGCTGCCCGTTACTTACCGACCAATCATTTACAGCCCTTGCTGACCGACCCGGACGAAGCGGTACGCCGCGTGCTGGCCTATCGGGTGCCGCTGGAGTGGCTGCTGGAATTGCGTAGCGACAGCGACCGGGAAGTCCGGGTCACGGTGGCCGACCGCCTGCCGGAACATCAACTTGAATTGATGGCCGACGACCCGGATTATCTGGTGCGGTCTTACGTCGCCAAACGTTTGCCCAAAGGCCGCTTGTTTCGACTGGTGGCCGATCCCGATAACGAAGTGCGCCGCACCGTCGCCGAACGCATCCCCAGCGTCAGCTTAGGCTTGATGGCGGAAGATCACGAAGTCAGCATCCGCCGCATCGTCGCCCAACGCATGGAAATCGACGATCTAGCCCTGATGAGCCAAGACAACGACTGGACCGTGCGATACGAAGTCGCTTTGCGCGCCGATCCGGACTTGTTACAGCAAATGCTCGACGATACCGACGAGGAAGTTCGCCTGACCGCCCTGCAACGCTGGGAATCTTTGCAATCCGAGAACACCGCTCATGAACACTGA
- a CDS encoding flavodoxin: MSKIGIFFGTDTGSTRLVAKKIFGLLGEELADKPKNINRVTPDELLSYDALILGTPSYGIGDLPGLAAGCQERSWQEFVPHLDGVDLSGKRIALFGLGHQERYASRFASSLIQLYRVFYGYGADIVGRWSTEGYSFEHSDSVIDNQFVGLVLDQRGQPHLTDERIREWLAQVTPQLLPVLAEAA, from the coding sequence ATGAGCAAAATCGGCATTTTTTTCGGAACGGATACTGGCAGTACCCGGCTGGTCGCTAAAAAGATTTTCGGCCTGCTAGGCGAAGAGTTGGCCGACAAGCCCAAAAACATCAATCGAGTCACTCCCGACGAATTACTCAGCTACGACGCGCTGATTTTAGGTACGCCCAGCTACGGCATCGGCGATTTGCCTGGCCTGGCGGCCGGCTGCCAGGAACGTAGCTGGCAAGAGTTCGTCCCCCATCTGGACGGCGTCGACCTATCCGGCAAACGCATCGCTTTGTTCGGGCTGGGTCATCAAGAACGTTATGCGTCACGCTTCGCCAGCTCCCTGATTCAGCTTTACCGGGTATTTTACGGCTACGGCGCCGACATCGTCGGTCGTTGGAGCACCGAGGGCTACAGCTTCGAACATTCCGATTCGGTGATCGACAACCAATTCGTCGGCCTGGTACTGGACCAACGCGGCCAACCGCATCTGACCGACGAGCGTATCAGAGAGTGGCTGGCACAAGTCACGCCACAATTGCTGCCGGTGTTGGCGGAGGCCGCCTAG
- a CDS encoding IS630 family transposase yields the protein MKCKRDSDGREIDHHTLQVMRQQAVKAVKNGQTAASVAAAMGVNIRTVFRWLSDFATGGQNALLAKKITGRPPLVTPDEMRWIAETVRDKTPWQMRLEFGLWTLSLIGEVIYRQFGKRLTAPSVGRIMRLLGFTPQKPLYRAWQQDPVLVEKWQADEFPALKAEAKRTGAVIYFADEAGVRSDFHAGTTWAPVGRTPTVKATGRRYGLNLISAVSARGDFRFMVQEGNVTADVFIEFLKRLLRGAEQPIILVVDGHPIHKAKIVKTFVEQQQGRLQLAFLPPYAPQLNPDEQVWGYIKPRVAKQMPENKIELKKLVQSAMHRLQKLPHVVKSFFRHPECQYAG from the coding sequence ATGAAATGTAAACGAGATTCAGACGGCCGGGAAATTGATCACCATACTCTGCAAGTGATGCGACAGCAGGCGGTCAAAGCGGTGAAAAATGGGCAGACGGCGGCCAGTGTGGCGGCAGCGATGGGCGTCAACATTCGCACGGTGTTTCGGTGGTTGTCCGACTTTGCAACCGGCGGTCAAAATGCCCTGCTGGCCAAGAAGATTACGGGCCGCCCACCGCTGGTGACGCCCGACGAAATGCGCTGGATCGCCGAGACCGTGCGGGACAAAACACCCTGGCAAATGAGACTGGAATTTGGCTTGTGGACCTTGTCGCTAATCGGGGAAGTCATCTATCGCCAGTTTGGCAAACGCCTGACCGCGCCGAGTGTGGGACGGATCATGCGGTTGCTGGGGTTTACCCCGCAAAAGCCCTTGTATCGGGCTTGGCAGCAGGACCCAGTCTTGGTGGAAAAATGGCAGGCCGACGAGTTTCCTGCCTTGAAAGCCGAAGCCAAACGCACGGGTGCTGTGATTTATTTTGCCGACGAAGCCGGCGTGCGCTCCGACTTTCATGCAGGCACCACCTGGGCGCCGGTCGGTCGGACGCCGACCGTGAAGGCGACCGGGCGGCGATACGGTTTGAATCTGATCTCTGCGGTCAGTGCGCGGGGCGATTTTCGCTTTATGGTCCAGGAAGGCAACGTCACCGCCGACGTGTTTATCGAATTCCTGAAACGTCTGCTGCGCGGTGCCGAACAGCCGATCATACTGGTCGTCGATGGCCATCCGATTCACAAGGCCAAGATCGTCAAAACGTTTGTGGAACAACAGCAAGGCCGGTTGCAGTTGGCCTTTCTGCCGCCATATGCGCCACAACTGAATCCGGACGAACAGGTCTGGGGCTATATCAAACCGCGCGTCGCCAAGCAAATGCCAGAAAATAAAATTGAATTAAAGAAACTCGTCCAATCCGCCATGCATCGCTTACAAAAACTCCCGCATGTCGTGAAATCTTTTTTCAGACACCCAGAATGTCAATATGCAGGTTAG